The following proteins are encoded in a genomic region of Devosia lucknowensis:
- a CDS encoding AtuA-related protein — MSGGTRVTKLHAIAHGRSGDKGNRLNVNVIAYDERYWPILRDQVTAERVAALFAHRGVTDVQRYELPKLGALNFVIEDALEGGVNSSLAVDTHGKCLSYLVLGLDVLVPVEPGGGQTPQPALQTVP; from the coding sequence ATGAGCGGTGGAACACGCGTCACCAAGCTCCACGCCATCGCACACGGGCGTTCGGGCGACAAGGGCAACCGGCTCAACGTCAACGTCATCGCCTATGACGAGCGGTACTGGCCGATCCTGCGCGATCAGGTCACGGCCGAGCGCGTGGCGGCCCTTTTCGCCCATCGCGGCGTCACCGACGTCCAGCGCTATGAACTGCCCAAACTCGGCGCCCTCAACTTCGTCATCGAGGATGCGCTCGAGGGCGGCGTCAATTCCAGCCTTGCCGTCGATACGCACGGCAAGTGCCTCAGCTATCTCGTACTGGGTCTCGATGTCCTGGTGCCGGTCGAACCGGGCGGCGGCCAAACGCCCCAGCCCGCATTGCAAACGGTCCCCTAA